A single window of Nicotiana sylvestris chromosome 3, ASM39365v2, whole genome shotgun sequence DNA harbors:
- the LOC138888278 gene encoding uncharacterized protein, translating to MTNSENSVEEERTESQMLKEAMEKMRLEMNEMQLALSRVQKGPEPPVTPTFPPGHTPEYPSLGPSTSFPSHHYYQGRNPYDPQAPPPKQNLPPPNVPVFVAPPPTTLQRSSSGPLFQAHDNQYYPPEPTLKAPEQYTYNPHFEILVETEKPAKGPEQDEVLRKFKSLEQHDTEKCWKLKRAGKDLIDTNKIEVQTPEAPNINQNSLPAHHETHMIELMHKGGELKKPSQMVMMIRVSPKEKSTGGEEVVQLEKVDVKPVVVMGKSSPIVAKNPELVKVMVRGVPSKPACIGPVVIRSVMQMPITSEKVVPWSYSKAMVMYKGKEVVEEVCEAQSLTRSGRCFAPVELRRSNPVVVNKPVTEEEAKEFLKKMKAQDYSIVEQLRKTPAQISLLSLLIHSSDHCQAQMKIMNEAHVPDKISVNHLERIVHKIFEVNRVTFSDDELPAEGIEHNKALYLTVKCEDSVVT from the exons ATGACTAATTCAGAAAACAGTGTTGAAGAGGAAAGGACAGAAAGTCAAATgttgaaagaggcaatggaaaaaatGAGACTAGAGATGAAcgaaatgcagctagccctgtCTAGGGtacaaaaggggcccgaaccacccgttactcctactttcccaccaggacacacgccagAATACCCTTCActcggcccttcgacaagcttcccaagtcaccactactatcagggaagaaatccctatgatccccaagctccaccacccaagcAGAACCTTcccccaccaaatgttcctgttttcgtggcacccccaccaacCACGTTACAAAGATCATCCAGTGgaccgttgtttcaggctcatgataaccaatattacccccctgaacctaCCCTCAAAGCACCCGAGCAATATACTTATAATCCTCACTTTGAAATCCTGGtggagactgaaaagccggctaagggcccggagcaggacgaagtgcttcgaaaatttaaaagcctggagca acatgataccgagaagtgctggaagttgaaACGTGCAGGgaaagatcttattgacaccaacaagatcgaggttcagacaccggaggcacccaacatcaatcagaactcgttgccagcacaccacgaaacccacatgatcgagcttatGCATaaaggaggggagctaaagaaaccctcacagatggtgatgatgatccgtgtcaGTCCAAAAGAAAAGTCGACAGGTGGAGAAGAGGTCGTACAGTTGGAAAAGGTAGATGTCAAGCCAGTAGTGGTGATGGGGAAAAGTTCGCCTATTGTTGCAAAGAATCCAGAGCTGGTCAAAGTAATGGTGCGAGGGGTACCAAGCAAGCCAGCATGCATAGGGCCAGTTGTCATCAGGTCAGTAATGCAGATGCCGATAACCAGCGAGAAAgtcgtgccatggagctacagtaaagcgatggtaatgtacaaagggaaggaggttgtggaagaagtatgtgaggctCAGagcttaactcgttcgggaaggtgttttgctcccgtagaattaagaaggtccaacccagTGGTGGTAAAtaagccagtgacggaggaagaggctaaggagtttttgaagaaaatgaaggcacaagactactccattgtggagcagttaagaaagACCCCAGCGCAGATTTCGTTACTATCACTGCTGATCCATTCCAGTGATCATTGCCAGGCACAGATGAAAATcatgaacgaggcccatgttccggataaaatCTCGGTAAATCACTTGGAGAggatagtgcacaaaatcttcgaggtaaaccgagtgacgttttctgatgatgaattgccagcAGAGGGTATagaacacaacaaagccctatacttgaccgtgaaatgcgaagactcagTGGTCACCTga